In the genome of Mercurialis annua linkage group LG8, ddMerAnnu1.2, whole genome shotgun sequence, the window AAGCCTTTCATTCGCAACATATGGTTACTTCTAATGCCATTGTAGTGAGCTGGAAGAGGTTTTGGAAAATTGCTACTCCTCCTAAAGTCAAGAACTGCTTGTGGAGAGCTATTAGTGGTAATTTGCCTACGGTGAACAATTTACTTAAGTGTTTTGTTGCTGTTATAAACTCTTGTCCAGTGTGTGGCGTTGAAGGAGAAAGTGAGGAAATGTTTTCAGGGACTGTCCTTTTGCTCAGGTTGTCTCGACATGTTTTTCAATAGCCCGAATGCTATAGTATCTTCTTCTCCTTTTGGAGAGTGGTTCAACTTTCTTCTGCTGGGTTTGCCTCCTGATAGAGTTGCTGGgctgtttgtttttttttaggaGCCTTTAGAAGCACCAAAATGATGTTCTCCGGAACAAGTTGGTCAAATCTCCTGCTGATGTTGTTCGTGAAGCCAACAATTTTTTCAATCAATGGACCTCGGCCAAACTTCTCAGCCTGGGTCATTCAGTTGTTCATATTGGGATGACCAACAGCTCTTGGATAAAACCTTCTCTGGGCTCTCTCACCTGCAATGTGGACGCTGCTGTTCCAGCCGAAGAGGACTATAGTTCGTTTGGCTTCCTACTTCGTGATCATCAAGGAAATTGCATTGCAGCCAAACATGCTGGAGTGATGGGTAAGATGGAACCGAGAGTAGCTGAAGCGATTGGCTTCCGTGAAGCGTTAAGTTCGGTCAAGACGAAGGGTTCACTCTAGTGTTCGGGTTGAGTCAGATTGCCAGGAACTCGTTACTGCTCTGAATAATCCCTTGAGGgatttatcttatttttctgATTTTGTTCGCGATTGTCACTTTTTGATTAGCACAATGGATTGTGTTTTCGTTGCTTTTGTAAAATGCTCAGCCAATTTGGCCGCTCATTGCTTGGCTAAAACAGTCGATTCTATGTATGTGTGTAGGGAGTGGGATAGTCCTCCCTTATTTCTTGTTTCTATTCttcaaaatgatttttaataaaggttGATCGTTTtatcctcaaaaaaaaaattaaatatatgtcataattggaaaaatatattgaaagagTTTTATCCTTTCATAAATCTCACCGACTCGATTctaaattaatgaaaatttcaaaatataagtAGCTGCATGTGGGTGGTCCAGGCCAGCTCAAGTATAATTTATTTCTAGTAATGAAGGAAAAATTTCAACGTTATTCACGTTGTTAACTAAGTCTAATTAATAATGAGTTAGAAAGTGGGGCTAAAATGAGTAACATAGGTTTCAACTAATTGATAAAGACAtctaaaaatatcataaatatgTGCTCAAGATTTGTGGATGCAATATAGAAAACGTGGAAGAATGAATACCATTACTCAATAAAATGAATTTGACACAAAAACGACATATAACTTATTAGCAAATGAATTAAATTCAAAACTCACCTAATTTTAACACTTTTAAATTCAGATCTACGAACATTTAACTATTAAGTTTTTGACCATCAAATGTTATAAATACTGAGAAGGTCGTAAGACCGATTCCTCTCACAAGCGCtccttttcttttaattattaaaaaaggaaaaaaaactattgagatttttgataaattgttttttataaatTCCAAATCCACATCAATTTTGgaaataattaatcattttgcCTTTTGcaaataatgaaaattatatttaaaaaagtaaaaaaaaaaagtctaattcaaaaaaatgatacaattcgacattttaattttttttatggtaaattaattatttgaagtTTCTTCTTATATTGTAATAGGAAAAAATCAttctaataataatatataaattttcataatattagatagataaattcttaaaattatatattcttttCTTCATCAATGATTAACAAATTCATCAATTAagttctttatattttttatttgctgCTCGAGTATAATAGTcaatatctataaaattaacAGTCTAAACTGTCAAAATTGTTTTCTCGTAACATTTCTATCAATTTAATTAGGAAAAAGGGTCAAAGAAGCCCTTAACATTTAGTCTATAGGTCAAGTAGACCCTCAATGTTCGGAAAAGTGCAACTAAACCCCTAACATTTATAAATCGTATCATATAAGATCTCGTTCTTAACACCGTTTCAACCTCCGTCTATTTTTGCCAACGTGGACTCATTAATTGCCAGCGTGAGTTGCCAGCATGGACTTAGCTACCTTCTTCGGATCGGTTAAGCCCCCTAACGTTTGACTATTGTATCATATAGACCCTTAACGTTCAGAAAGGTGCAACTAAGCCCTTAATTAGACCTGGCAATTTTAGACACGACACGATTAAATGATACGACACGACACGAAGTTAAACAGGTTTGGGTTTGATGTAAATGGGTTTGGGTCATAAAcgggtcaacccgtttatgacacgattGATTTCGTGTCTAAATGGGTTATACACGCCTAACCCGTTTAAACACGGTTAACTagttttagttaaaaaatatctgtttttataatttaaatgttattaaattcttaatttttattaattttttattttatgtataattatattagtatttatctcaaaatatagtaataattcttttagtattatattaaataaatttaaaaagtatttaaataattaaatgggtttaaacgtgtaactttaaacgggtTGATTCGTTAACACTATTAGATAAACGTGTTTATACAGGTCGTGTCGTATAACCCGCGTAATAATCGTGTCGTGTTTGGGTTTTGCATATTAAACCCGTTTAATAATCGTGTCGTGTTCGTGTTTAGGCTAATCGTATCCGTCCTGCAGACACGAATTGCCAGGTCTACCCTTAATATCCTAATGTTAgagttcttttttatttttttattttaaataagccAAATATAGAATTAGGGTTcctttttaaatagttttttttaatttcattttataaaaatgtaattcattttatatattaaaattcaattggccaaatatattaatttaattataaaaagtgCTGGCATTGCATAAAACTAATCCAACTCAAATAACACATCATTAGAAAACAATTTAGAGCCAATATATCTAAAATACTTCTAATACATTAATCTCTTATTCTCCCTAAttattaacttttataataattattaaaaaaacatttttaatttcaaaagaaTAATCTCACCGGAGCCGAACCCACTGAATTAGGGCTTTCAGTTGATGTACTAAACACAGTTTATAGTCCCACTAAATTGAGAATTTTGAATTCCACTCCATAATGATAAAGAATTCATAGAAGAACAATTTCAAAAGCGATCTCAACTTatacaaaatcaatcaaatttcAGAAATTCAATAGAACACAACCCAAAATTAACAATttctaaaacaaaataaaagcaGCAAATTTCATTCTTCAACCCAGATAATCCCTTGAATACATAGAAACCAATCTCCATGTTACCAAATCTACACCTTAATTAAACCAATCTCATTATCATGGTCACATTCTCTATCGTGATCCTGGTCACGGTGAGCATCACAATCGAAGAGATAGTGAGTTGTGTTGTAATTGTGGTTGTTGTTGTTGGAGGATCAGAGCTGCTAGAGGATCTATTATGAGGACGAAGACACATCTGCTTGCTGTTGTTGGATGACCGCTGCTTGTTGCCGATGAAAACCCTTCTGCTGCCGACGAAGACCCAGCTTTGAGCTTTTGAAGATAGCAAGGCGATATGGTAGTGGAGACGATGGTAAGGCGATATGATGGGTGAGCGAGGTGGAGGGGTCAGCTTAGCGAGATGATGGTGGAGGTGAAGGTGAAGTTTACGCCGACAAAGAATGAAATGAGAGTAGAGAGAAAAGAGTGGATGAGAGTAGAATTAGggtttattaaattaataaataatataaataaacataggaatttatgtaataaatttatcataattttaattaatgttaatttaataatttttaaaatacaaataattaaacattagaattttgaattcattttttaaaattttaattgttaattgccCCTTTCCAAACGTTAAGGGTCTATATGACCCCATAGTCAGACGTTAAGGGGTTTAACTGATCCGAAGAAAGTTGTTAAGTCCATGATGGCAACTCACGCCGGCAATTAATGAGTCCACGTTGGCAAAAATAGACGGAGATTGAAACGGTGTTAAGAACGAGGGCTTATATGATACGATTTATAAACGTTGGTGGCTTAGTTGCACCTTTCGGAACGTTGAGGGCCTACTTGAACTATAGGCTCAACGTTAGGGGCTTATTTGACCCTTTCCCCATAGTTAAGTTCTTCATATGTTTTCTTATTTGAGCAAGATCTAGATGTCGCTATTGAAAAGGACAAACCAGAAGACCTGGATGAGAGAGAATGAAGTAGTATCAATGGTATGTGGTACCATTCGGTCATGCCTTTTCAGAGAGCACAAGTTTCCCTTCTCAAAGAAAACATCTGCGTGTAAATTGTGGAACACATTGGAGAAGAAGATCTTGAAAACAAAAACAGTCAGAATAAGCTTCAATTGAAGAAAAGACTGTTTCGATTCACGTATCTCCCTAATACCATTATAAGTGAACACATCacaaattttaatcaattagtgGCTGATTTGTTGAATTTGGATGTGACTTTGATGATGAAGATTTGGCTTTAATGTTGTTGGGATCACTTCCTGACGAGTTCGAGTTTCTTGAAACTACTCTTCTTCACGGGAAGGTTGACGTGTCTCTTAGTGAAGTTTGTGCTGCATTATATAGTTACGAATTGAGGAAAAAAGATAAGAAATAAACCACTAGTACCGTGGTAGAAGTTTTGATGGTTATAGGCCGTCCAGAAAGCTAAATGAAAGGAAAGAAAGGGAGATCAAAATCCCATCTAAAGAAAGACGAATGTGCGTTTTGCCGAGAAAAAGGACACTGGAAAAGGGATTGTCCTAAAAGGAAGAACAAAAGCAAGACTGATAAAGAAAATGTTGTCTTTGCTTCGAATGTAGCTGAGTGTGACGATGAAGATTCAGATCTTTCATTAGTTGTTGTGTCATCGGCAAATACTCTTATTGCATGGCTTCTGAATTCGGATTGCAGTCATCATATGTGTCCTTTTTTGTTGCCTTTTTCTCTGGGCCGACCGATCTGATGtaattctctttgtctgtgcagagaATGTTGATGATGTCAGAGTACCTTCTGCCGGACTTTGTCCTTGTAATCATTGGAAATCTTGCTTGTTTTGGCCGAGATGGTTATTGTGCTTTGAGGGGTCCTTCCCGGTTGGCCGAGCGAGCCTTTACTTTTGGGGTTTGCTCGGTCTGCCGAGATGATATCTAATTCTTGGGTAACTCCATCTCGGTTGCCGATCAAGTCCTTGGTGTTTGCATTGTTTACCGTCTTGGGTAATATCGGTTATGGAGGTGAGGATACTCAACTCGGTTCTATTTGAGATTGTTCCATCTATATTGTTATCATAAATCCCCctagtctttccgaatatttaTGTTTGTGCTCGCTTTCTTGATTTTGTTCAGTTTTTGCTTGATCGATATTTCCTGATCGGTTTTCCTGTTGTGACTTTTGAGtttcttatttgttttatatgttttgtgACACGTGTCCTTCATTTACTGCTGCCTTTTGACATTTGTTCCCCACTATCATATTTATTGAGGCGTCATTTCAGCTGCCCCATTTCGGTTTCTATATAAACCctcctttttttcatttatttaatttttctttctttgctCTCATCTTTTCTTTGCTTGCTCAGGagatttgattttctaatttgAAGATTCATCAGTAagttcttctttttcttgtgttttgatCTTTTTTCTTGTTGTCTTTTCTACTTTTTTCTGTTTGTTCTTCGTGTTCTAGGGTTTTTTATGTTTTAGGTTTGTGTAGTTGGGTTGGGTGATTTATATATAGTTGTTTTTGATATCTATGGAATAATGTCATCTATGGAGGATTCCTAGAACGTGGATGAGGATGTGTATGTTGACAGTGAGGATACATAAGATTTTAATCATTCCGAGGAGAATTCTGGGGCCGATTACGCTAAATCGGCCGAGCAAAATAAAGAGGAAgattttgttgattttcctGGGAAAAATAAAAGGACCGGGGAGGTCGGTTGCTCGAAGGCGACCTCCTATGTTCGGCCAAGACGAATAAAGCCTAGAGTAGTACGACACCTGCAAATCGCAAGGTTAGGATGGAAACTACCTTCTCCGAGCTTAACCAGAAATACATAGATTACCTTGTTTCACAGTATAGGTTACGAGAGGGGTATTCCTTAGAGTTGTCTCCCCCCGATTAAACCATAAACCATCCGGTTGATCCGGATTATGTAGTAATAAGTGTAGAACACCTTCATTCGGGTGTTCTCATTCCTTTTCCAGCCGACTTAGTGGCTTATCATAAGTTTTATAATATGCCCCTTAGTCAGTTTCACCCGAACGGGGTTAGGCATATTCTGTGTCTTAGGAAGTTGTGTCGGCAGCATAAAATTCCTTTCTCAGTGGAGCTTTTTGCCAGTATGTACGATCATCTCTTCGGTAGTTATCATGATTTCTCTTCTTTTAAAATACAAAAGTATGAGCCTAGGCATGTGGTTAATAAGGTTTCTACCTTGGTTAAGAGGTTTAGGGAAGACTGGTTCCGGATTCGGCATCCTACTGCCTTTGCCGACCTTCCTAAGCGCTGTTTGTGTATCTCTCCTATTACCCTTTTGAGGTGGGATGCCGAGGGTGCTAAGAGTCATAAGCTTCTCCAGGACGTTCTGAAGACGACTTGTCCTATTAACACCTACACCTTTATTCCTAAACTGCCCCTTGCTAAATTCGATCTGAAACGGGAAGGTTGTTctcggttttgaatttttgttatttatgttatatatttttattttgaatttctgCTTATGTGATTTCTCGCTTTATGTTTCTTGCAGTGTTTAACATGGCTGCTTTTTCTGCTGCTCGGAGGAAGAATGGTGATGGGACAGTTAAAACTGCTTCGGCCACCAAGGTTGGTGCTTATGGTAGTAAGGCTGTTGGGAATCAGCCTATGACTATTATTGTGGCTAAACTGCTGGCATCGGTTCCGCCTTTGTTGAAGACCGTGAAGCGCAAGAGCTATGATAAAAACAAAGTTCCTCGGTCTCGGGAAGGTGAGACTCACGAGTTGGTTGAGAAAGATGATGCCATTCTGGCCAGCGACCGAGATGATCCCTCCGTCGTGGTTGGTTTGGGTCCCACTTCTGCTGTGGCTACCAAACAGCTGCAGGTTCTTCTCCGGTGAAGAAGAAACAGAAAGTAAATAATAGCGGAGGCCGGTGAGGCTGAGGCGGCCGAGTTGAAGTTGACTTTCCGTCTTGTTGCTCTCTATTTGAGGGATAAGTCGGAGGAAGATACCGTGGACTCCCTTACCACTGCGGTTCGTTTGGCGAAGATCGTATCTTTGCGTCATGACCAGGATGCGTTGGCCGCTACTCATCCGAAAGATTTTCTTGACACATTTATCCGCTTTTCCTTTCAGGTTTGCGACTTTTGaatatgttttgtttatttagttttattatCGTTATTTGAACATGTGTTTGCTCGGTTGTTTTAGCTGCTGATCCAATTGATGGGTTCCCGTTTGCATCAAGAAAAGTTAGCTGAGCAGGCTTCTGATGATCGGGAAAAACTGACCAAGAGCATAATGCTTGAATTGAGAAGCTGACACAAGAGCTTGCTGAGATGGTCAAGGAGAAGGACGAGCTTCCCCGTTTTACGGATTCTGCACTCGGATGGTGGGCATGCTTATCTCTACTGCTATCATTGTTTCGCACCCGTAGTTAAGCTGTACGAAGTCCTTCTTGTGTCAGCTTTAGGAGTGGTTCTGTATGACCATAGAACACTGTGCAGCTCGTCTGCCCATCAGCCTTTTGCTTCGTCTAGTCGTTTCTTTAGCCCGTTCACAATGGTTTTATTAGTGACCTTAGTCATCCCATTGGTTTGTGGATGAGTCGTCGAAGTAAACCTTAGATCAATTATGATTATTGGTATGCCAAAGCGACATATTATCTCTCTTCGCAGGAAATTTCATACTCGGGATACTGTTATGGTTGAAACTGCTTCTACTTCAACCCATTTAGAAAAATGGTCGACCACGACTATTAAAAATCTTCTCTGCCTGTTGGCTGTTGGAAATGGGCCGACTATGTCAATTCCCCACGTGCTGAATGGCCATGGGTTGACTATAGGGCTTTGCTCAGAAGTCAGTTAGTGGTGTACATTTTGATGCTACTGGCGTTTTTCACACTTTTGTACCAGGTCAGAAGCATCTTGTGCCAGAGTCGGCCAATAGTATTCTTGCAAAACTATTTTTCGGCAAAGGGCTAGGTGGAAGATGTGACTACCACACATGCCTTCATGCATCTCAGTCAAGACGTATTTTCCTTCTTCCACTGTAAGGCATCTAGACCAGGGGTGTGAAAATGATTTTTGATACAAGATCCCATCTCGGTATGAGAAGTGTGGTGCTCGGCGTTTGACCTTACTTGTCGTGTTTTTATCTTCTGGTAAACTTCCATTTTCCATATATGATATTATGTGCTCCATCTATTGATCCAGTGGGTTAATTAGGAATGTCACCTCTGGATTCTGAATGCTACTGAAGTTTTGAACCAATGAAGGTAATGCGTGGTATTGTTTCATTTGATGCTCCGGCTTTGGCTAGTATGTCTGCTTCTTTGTTCTCTTTTCTAGGGATCTGTTCTAGTTCCCATCTCTCGGTGTCTTTAGTTATGTTAGCTAGAAGCTTTTTAACTCGGCCTACATACTTTCTCATGTCGAGATCTTTTACTTCAAATAAATCGAGTACTTGGTTGACCACCAGTTGTGAGTCACTTTGGACCTTGAGGCATTCAGCCTTGACTACCGTTGTCATTCTTAGTCCTGCTATTAGCGCTTCATATTCTACTGAATTGTTTGTAGCTGGGAAATTCAAATTGATTGAATGTTGCATTTTGATGGAATGTGGCTCTTTTAGTACCATCCCTACCTCTGATCCCGCAATATTTGAGGCTCCATCGACCTCTGTGGGTTGATCATGTGTTGTTATTTCAGCGACGAAGTCTGCTAGGATTTGCGCCTTCATGGATGAGCTCGGCTTGTATTTTATGTCATATGCTCCTAAGATGATGGACCAATTGATCAATCTACCTGATGTTTATGGTCTTTCCAGGGATTTCTTGAGTGGTTGGTTTGTTCGGACTACCACCGTGTGAGCTTGAAAATACCTTTTCAGCTTGTCCAGAGTCAGAATAAGTGCAAATGTGAATTTCTCAATCTTGATATATCTGAGCTCGGGGCCCTTCAATACCTTGTTCGTATAGTATATCGGTCTTTGCTCTCCCTCTTCTTTTTTGACAAGCACTGATGCTACTGTCCTATTGGTGATACTCAGGTATAAGTATAGAATTTCTCATGCCTCGGGTCGACTGAGGAGAGGTGGTGAGCTTAAGAATTTTTTGAGCTCATTAAAAGACTTTTGGAATTCTTCATTCCACTCAAATTTCTTTACATGTCTTAGAGTTTTGAAGAACGGGAGGCATCTCTTCGCTGAGTTTGACATGAATCACCCGAGATTCTTCCATTGAATTTCTAAACTTCTTTGGCGGTTCTGGGTGCTTTCATGTCTatgattgcttttgtttttttctGGAATTACTTCGATGCCTTTCTAAGAGATGAGGTAACCTAGGAATTTTCCTACTGGCACCCCGAAAGCGCACTTATCCGGGTTCAACTTGAGTTTGTActctttgaacttttcaaacACCTCTTCCAGATCTTTTGCATGGTCCTATACCTTTTTTAATTTGACGATGATGTCATCCACATACACTTCCATGTTACGAATGATCCGGTCCTTAAACACGAAAATCATCAACTGTTGGTGTGGCTCCAACATTTTTAGACTGAAAGGCATTTGTTTGTAGCAATATGTCCCTTCATCGGTTACAAAACTTGTTTTTTCTTCATCGTCTTTGTGCATAGATATCTATTGGTACCCTTGCGCTGCACGAGTAGACTTCGTAGCCACTGGTTGAGTCAACTATCTAGTCGATGTTCGCTAGGGGGTAGCTGTCTTTAGGGCATGCTCAGTTAAGATCTGTGAAGTTTATGCACAATCTCCACTTCCCATTTGGCTTTCTTATGAGCACAACATTTGATAACCATTCCGGGTAGTATACTCTTCTGATAAATCCAGCAGCCAATAGTTTGTCTACATCGGCTTTGATAGCAATTTGCCTATCGACTACGAAAACTCTTTTATTCTGTTTCACCGGTTTGCAGGTCGGGTCCAAGTTTAGCTTATGTGAAATGATTGCCGGATCTACCCCCTCTATCTCTCCTGGGGTGTTAACGAATTCCACCTTGTTTTTTACTAGCATGATGGTTATCTCATTATTTATAGCTCGTGGTAATTCTGCCCCTATCATAACCGATTTTCGAGTTACCCCTGCAAGGTCCACCTTTTCTAACTTTCCATGAGGCGCCAATTTTTGTTCATCCGAGTCTGGTATTTCCATTATTTTTGTGGCTAGTGTTTTCGACACACCCTTCATAGACACTAGATATCACATTTTTGCTATATCTTGCCTCCCTATAACTGTCACCACGCCCTTCTAGGTGGGGATTTTTATTGCTGGGTACTTGATACAAGTAACCGCTCTTTTGCTGTATAGCATCGGTCTGCCGAGGATGATATTATAGGCGAAAGGCATGTCGACTACCATTAACagtgatttgaattttttaataatgtcGACTAGGCCACCATCTGGAGTCCTTATCTCTTTTCCTAACTCGATTGTTAGTTCAGCTACATCTTCTGCTCTTACTAGTGCTCCTCCCAGGCCGACTAAGGGTCTTCTGACCGGTTTGAGATTAAGTATTGAACATCCTATTCCGAGATATGCTTCCTTTGTAATAAGGTTTACCGAGCTCCCCTCGTCTACCAGCTGCCTCATTACCCAAAGATTCTCTATTAAACAGAGATTACTAATGGATCCTGATGTAGAAAGTCTACACCTTTGCCATCTGCTGGGTCGAAGCTAATATCATGTAGAGGTGTTTCCTCTACTATGTTCATTACCATTTTTTTGCCTTTTTCGCCGACTACGCTTGTACTCGGGGTCTGCCATGCCCCATATTATTGTGTTAATTACACCTGCTACATTTTACCTCTTCGGTGGTGGCCCCTCTTCTCTTTTGTTGCTTTTCTCTCCTCGGTTATTTCCTCCCGAGTTGTAGCTTTTTCTCTGTGCTACGAAATCTTTTAGGCGATCCACTTGCACCAGTCGTTCGATTTCTTTTTTCAAACTTCCACATTCGTCGGTGACAGTTCCATGCCCGTCATGAAATTGGCAGTATTTCTTTATGTCCCCCTCGTATTGCAACCTGGGTAGGTATCAGACTGGCTCGTTGTTGTTTTAGATCCACATCAAGATATGTGATCTTAATGTGTTCAGAGGAATGAAGGCttgattttctattttgattGGTCGGTGTGTTTCTATCCAAGGAGGTATGGGCTGTCGTGATTCTCTCAGTCTGAACTTGTATTGCATGTTATTCTGGCTGAACGTTGGTCTTTGTGTGTAGGGTTGTACAGCCgtgtgagcagcttttctccgTTGGTCTTCATCTAAATTTATGTAGTTTCATGCCCGATCCATCAGTTGGGAGTATGTTTGTACTGGATTTGTTATCAGGTTGTCTCGGAAAGCTTTCATTGTTGTGT includes:
- the LOC126661895 gene encoding uncharacterized protein LOC126661895 is translated as MSESLASMVLKARYYPDCDFFHSCLGSNPSYVWRSIAGREIVQNGIIRKISDGTSTNIWADPWLPSMNDAYVKTARPDGTHIHLVPRADSWMWRKDRKGVFTVRSAYFQAFHSQHMVTSNAIVVSWKRFWKIATPPKVKNCLWRAISGNLPTCVALKEKVRKCFQGLSFCSGCLDMFFNSPNAIKHQNDVLRNKLVKSPADVVREANNFFNQWTSAKLLSLGHSVVHIGMTNSSWIKPSLGSLTCNVDAAVPAEEDYSSFGFLLRDHQGNCIAAKHAGVMDCQELVTALNNPLRDLSYFSDFVRDCHFLISTMDCVFVAFVKCSANLAAHCLAKTVDSMYVCREWDSPPLFLVSILQNDF
- the LOC126661896 gene encoding uncharacterized protein LOC126661896 — encoded protein: MKAQILADFVAEITTHDQPTEVDGASNIAGSEVGMVLKEPHSIKMQHSINLNFPATNNSVEYEALIAGLRMTTVVKAECLKVQSDSQLVVNQVLDLFEVKDLDMRKYVGRVKKLLANITKDTERWELEQIPRKENKEADILAKAGASNETIPRITFIGSKLQ